From Deinococcus planocerae, one genomic window encodes:
- a CDS encoding type II toxin-antitoxin system VapC family toxin, which yields MICGVVYAELHGRRHTTRAAIDTFLNGTGIRLDPQMSLDAWVEAGRANADYHARRRAGGAAGIRPVLPDFLIGAHAQHHAHRLFTLNPADFADFPQLRVLTL from the coding sequence GTGATCTGCGGCGTCGTCTATGCCGAGTTGCATGGCCGACGCCATACCACCAGAGCCGCCATCGACACTTTTCTGAACGGCACCGGCATCCGCCTCGATCCTCAGATGAGTTTGGACGCCTGGGTCGAGGCGGGACGAGCGAACGCCGACTACCACGCAAGGCGCCGGGCGGGGGGAGCCGCTGGAATTCGCCCGGTCCTGCCCGACTTCCTGATCGGCGCGCACGCTCAGCATCACGCCCACCGACTTTTTACGCTCAACCCGGCAGACTTCGCCGACTTTCCGCAGTTGCGCGTGTTGACGCTCTGA